The Patagioenas fasciata isolate bPatFas1 chromosome 3, bPatFas1.hap1, whole genome shotgun sequence genome contains a region encoding:
- the TPBG gene encoding trophoblast glycoprotein gives MAPAGPYADASHSYRRGSGANRGTPAAWHSLHRAKRVGLSSEVTHYKHIREIHSVIPSTEELKQVHLQTIFVPPGLFSYTWVVLGQPRQLKPPSEDPGELDIFRFSSGACSVYFVAGVTPSSPETLSPDRRGWGSSRFRTRLHGTTCRDRGAPHLLPGPRAGTAPGGPTACPPPPTAPGNSSGFPDPAGLSPPIGEAAENGSQAPARRRRPQPPRRGEAQVSQREAERSLASPGREAPAPGKGAAWSEQRPGRSRPPPRCPEPKAPGGKVACGAGPGAMPGRGALCLGLLLRVLLVCGSAQQPDSCRGLCECSEPAKTVKCVNKNLTAVPPDLPSYVRTLFITGNRLGRLPAGAFPAQRLPDLSTLNLSGNHLGEVEAGALSVLPALRQLDLSGNPLVSLSPQTFGEGGSPLEELTLRGALRNHTILLSLAAMLQSGALRNLSRLDLADNGLVVLPTGMFTALPALRQLDLSNNSLVGLHNVSFQGLGQLQSLNLSNNSLSVLRNSTLAQFRGLPALRRINLGRNTWVCDCAIEDLVAWLKESDQVEGKEALTCAYPDKMLGKALMKINGSDLNCLLPTDLPSQLQTSYVFLGIVLALIGAIFLLVLYLNRKGIKKWMHNIRDACRDHMEGYHYRYEINADPRLTNLSSNSDV, from the exons ATGGCTCCTGCAGGCCCGTATGCTGACGCCAGCCATTCTTACCGGCGGGGAAGCGGGGCGAACCGGGGAACACCCGCGGCATGGCACAGCCTGCACAGGGCGAAACGAGTGGGACTGTCGTCTGAAGT tACACACTACAAACACATCCGGGAAATCCACTCAGT TATTCCCTCCACAGAGGAACTCAAGCAAGTTCATCTACAAACCATATTTGTACCACCCGGATTGTTCAGCTACACCTGGGTGGTTCTGGGACAGCCACGGCAACTGAAACCG CCCTCTGAAGATCCCGGCGAGTTGGACATTTTTCGCTTTAGTTCTGGAGCTTGTTCAGTGTATTTTGTTGCTGGTGTTACTCCCTCCTCCCCGGAAACGCTTTCTCCGGACAGACGGGGTTGGGGCAGCAGCCGGTTTCGAACCCGCCTCCACGGCACGACCTGCCGGGACCGCGGAGCCCCTCACCTCCTCCCCGGGCCCAGGGCGGGGACCGCGCCGGGCGGTCCCACGGCGTGCCCCCCACCTCCCACTGCCCCCGGAAACTCCTCGGGATTTCCCGATCCCGCCGGCCTGAGCCCACCCATCGGGGAAGCTGCGGAAAACGGCAGCCAAGCTCCGGCGCGACGCCGCCGTCCCCAGCCGCCACGTCGGGGCGAGGCGCAG GTCTCGCAGCGGGAAGCGGAGCGGAGCTTAGCCAGCCCCGGACGGGAAGCGCCTGCCCCCGGAAAAGGGGCTGCCTGGAGCGAGCAGCGCCCCGGCAGGAGCCGTCCCCCGCCTCGCTGCCCAGAGCCGAAGGCGCCCGGAGGAAAAGTTGcgtgcggggccgggccgggcgcgatGCCGGGGCGCGGCGCGCTctgcctggggctgctgctgcgcgTCCTGCTGGTCTGCGGCTCGGCGCAGCAGCCCGACAGCTGCCGGGGCCTCTGCGAGTGCTCGGAGCCGGCCAAGACGGTGAAGTGCGTGAACAAGAACCTGACGGCGGTGCCGCCCGACCTGCCGTCCTATGTGCGCACCCTCTTCATCACCGGCAACCGCCTGGGCCGCCTGCCGGCCGGTGCCTTCCCCGCCCAGCGCCTGCCCGACCTCAGCACCCTCAACCTCAGCGGCAACCACCTGGGGGAGGTGGAGGCCGGTGCCCTCTCGGTCCTGCCCGCCCTGCGGCAGCTGGACCTCAGCGGCAATCCCCTGGTCTCCCTCAGCCCGCAGACCTTCGGGGAGGGTGGCAGCCCGCTAGAGGAGCTGACCCTCCGCGGGGCCCTGCGCAATCACACCATCCTCCTCAGCCTGGCCGCCATGCTACAATCCGGGGCCCTGCGCAACCTCAGCCGCCTGGACCTGGCTGACAACGGGCTGGTGGTGCTGCCCACCGGCATGttcacagccctgcctgccctgcggCAGCTGGACCTCAGCAACAACTCCCTGGTGGGCCTGCACAATGTCTCCTTCCAGGGGCTGGGCCAGCTGCAGAGCCTCAACCTCAGCAACAACTCCCTGAGCGTGCTGAGGAACAGCACCCTGGCCCAGTTCCGTGGCCTGCCCGCCCTCCGACGCATCAACCTGGGCCGCAACACCTGGGTCTGCGACTGCGCCATCGAGGACCTGGTGGCCTGGCTCAAGGAGAGCGACCAGGTGGAGGGCAAAGAAGCCCTGACCTGCGCTTACCCTGACAAGATGCTGGGCAAAGCCCTGATGAAGATCAACGGCTCGGACCTGAATTGCTTGTTGCCCACAGACCTGCCTTCCCAGCTACAGACTTCGTATGTGTTCCTGGGAATAGTCTTGGCTCTCATCGGGGCCATTTTCCTCCTGGTTTTGTACTTGAACCGAAAAGGAATCAAAAAGTGGATGCACAACATCAGAGATGCCTGTAGGGATCACATGGAGGGTTACCACTACAGATATGAGATCAATGCGGACCCTAGGTTAACAAACCTCAGCTCCAACTCGGATGTCTGA